The Arachis hypogaea cultivar Tifrunner chromosome 16, arahy.Tifrunner.gnm2.J5K5, whole genome shotgun sequence genome contains a region encoding:
- the LOC112756870 gene encoding uncharacterized protein: MTWAIELSLYDLSYEPRHAIKAQAMVDFLVEVTGTEDTGTRWRLHVDGASNQTSGGAGIILESPAGVIYKQSVKFDFPVSNNQAEYEALLGGLVLAREVGATRLEICSDSQVVTAQVNGSYQARDSLLQKYLERVKELGKQFEEVTVQHVPRKRNTRADLLSKLASTKPGTGNRSLIQGITKEPAVALHLTKTSPSWMDPITDFLKNGKLPRDGKEAKALRREAAKYTVIQDQLFKKGLSQPLLKCLHPDQTDYVLREVHEGCYGHHIGGKALARKLIRAGYYWPSMMNDSREFVKKCTKCQQNANFHRAPASELSLLTSSRPFAQWGVDLLGPFPVGPGQVKKFMWRQVITRFGIPEIVISDNGTQFTDKKFAEFLTNLGIKQKFSSVEHPQTNGQVESTNKVILQGLKKRLDSKKGAWADELASVLWSYRTTEQSSTGETPFRLTYGVDAVIPVEIGEPSLQLLLAGVEEAVEKDLVDEAREMAHLLEVALKQRIALRYNTKVLRREFEERDLVLRRNDVGPPTPGEGKLALTINVYLSKFSHLPFPNMYPTPSRSSTETWD; the protein is encoded by the exons ATGACATGGGCCATCGAGCTATCCCTATATGATCTGAGCTATGAACCCCGACACGCGATTAAGGCTCAAGCAATGGTGGACTTCCTAGTGGAAGTAACCGGAACCGAGGAcacgggcacacggtggaggctccatGTAGACGGAGCTTCCAACCAGACGTCCGGAGGTGCCGGGATCATCCTAGAAAGCCCGGCCGGAGTTATTTACAAACAATCGGTTAAGTTCGACTTTCCCGtatcgaacaaccaagcagaatacgaagcccttCTGGGGGGCTTGGTTCTAGCTCGGGAAGTCGGGGCCACGAGGTTGGAAATATGCAGCGACTCGCAGGTCGTCACCgcgcaagtaaatggaagctaccaagccagagactcGCTGCTGCAAAAATACCTGGAAAGGGTCAAAGAGCTGGGCAAACAATTTGAGGAGGTCACGGTCCAACACGTCCCAAGGAAAAGGAACACACGAGCAGACCTCCTATCCAAGCTGGCAAGCACGAAACCTGGAACCGGCAACCGCTCCCTCATTCAAGGCATCACGAAAGAGCCTGCAGTCGCTCTACACCTGACCAAGACGAGCCCCTCCTGGATGGACCCCATCACTGATTTCTTGAAAAACGGCAAACTCCCTAGGGATGGGAAGGAAGCCAAAGCGTTGAGAAGGGAGGCTGCCAAGTACACGGTCATACAGGACCAactattcaaaaagggactcagccaaCCTTTACTGAAGTGCCtacaccccgaccagacggactacgtgCTCAGAGAAGTCCATGAGGGATGCTATGGCCACCATATCGGGGGCAAggccctagcaaggaagctcatccgagctggaTATTACTGGCCGTCAATGATGAATGACTCCAGAGAATTCGTGAAAAAATGCACCAAGTGTCAAcagaacgccaacttccacaggGCGCCAGCTTCTGAGCTAAGCCTGCTGACGTCCTCCCGACCTTTcgcacaatggggagtcgacctcttggggCCCTTCCCGGTTggcccaggacaagtcaa aaagttcatgtggaggcaagtgATAACTCGGTTCGGCATCCCAGAAATCGTCATTTCGGATAATGGGACACAGTTCACCGACAAGAAATTTGCAGAGTTTCTCACCAACCTGGGGATAAAACAGAAATTCTCCTCGGTTGAACATCCTCAGACAAATGGACAAGTGGAGTCcacaaataaagtcatcttgcaAGGCCTCAAGAAGCGCTTGGATAGCAAAAAAGGCGCATGGGCCGACGAGCTCGCCtcggtcctctggtcctaccgaACAACCGAGCAAAGCTCCACAGGGGAAACCCCCTTTCGCCTAACATACGGGGTTGACGCGGTAATACCTGTGGAGATTGGCGAACCGAGCCTGCAACTACTTCTGGCGGGAGTAGAAGAAGCGGTGGAGAAAGACCTGGTGGACGAGGCCAGAGAGATGGCCCACTTGTTGGAGGTAGCActgaaacaaagaatagccctACGATACAATACCAAGGTCCTCAGAAGGGAGTTTGAGGAGAGAGACCTCGTCCTGCGACGAAACGACGTCGGGCCACCAaccccaggagaaggaaagctggcg CTGACGATTAATGTTTACTTGTCTAAATTCTCCCATCTACCATTCCCCAATATGTATCCCACGCCATCGCGTTCTTCAACGGAAACCTGGgattga